The Nocardia sp. NBC_01503 sequence GATATCCGCGGTCTCCGGCAGATTGACTGTTTTGGCCACTGCGGCGTCCGTGTTTCGCTGCACGGCGGCCTGCATCTCGACCTGCCAGTACTGGTCCAGTTCATGTGCGGTGAGGAAGCGCCGATGCAGGTCCGCGGGGATGTCGGGGTGGGCGGCGGTACCGGTGGCGGCGATCTCCGCGGCGATCTCAGGTGACCAGATCCCGCGTTCGACGGCGACGCGTTCGAATAACGGCGCGGCCTGAGCGAAGTCACGACCCATCATGTTTCGGGTGTACGAGAGGGCGTACAGCGGTTCGATTCCGGCGGAGGTGCCCGCGAGCAATGAGATCGTTCCGGTGGGAGCGATCGCGGTGAGCTGGGCGTTGCGCAGCGGTGCGTCCCCATCAGCGGCCCAGCAGCTGTCTTCGAACAGCGGGAAGGCGCCGCGTTCGGCGGCGAGCTCGCGGGAGGCGTCATGTGCCCATCCCGTAATTCGTGCCATCAGTCCCCGGGCGAAATCCACGGCCGCCACACTGTCGTACGGAAGGCCCAGGACCGCCAGTGTTTCGGCGAGGCCCATGATTCCGAGACCGATCTTGCGGGTGGCGAGCGCGGCCGCGGCGAGCTCGGGCGCCGGATAGGTCGATACGTCGATGACATCGTCGAGGAATCGCACCGCTACTCGCACCGCCCGCTCGAGTCGCTGGTCGTCGAGGTGATCACCGTCGAGGAAGCGGGCCAGCGCGATGGAGCCGAGATTGCAGGATTCGTACGGCGCCAGCGGTACCTCACCGCACGGATTGGTCGCCTCCAGCGGCCCCAGCTCCGGCAGTGGATCGGCGCGATTGATGGTGTCGAGGAACAGGATTCCCGGTTCGCCGGTGTGCCACGCCTGTGCGGCAATGGTTTCCAGTACCGCCCGGGCCGAGATCCGGCGGACGGTTCGCCCGGTGCGGGGATTGATCAGCGCATAGGGCTGATCGGCCGTGGCGGCGCGCATGAACTCATCGGTGACCCCCACCGACAGGTTGAAGGTGGGTAGGGCGCCCGGCTTCGCCTTCGCGCGCACGAACTCCTGGATATCGGGGTGGTGCACGTCCAGGACGGCCATATTCGCGCCGCGGCGGCCGTCGAATCGAATCGCTCGTGCCGCCGCGGCATAGAGTTCGATGAACGAAATCGGTCCGCTCGCGTGTCCGCCGCTGGCGACTGTATCGCCGCGCGGCCGCAGCCGTGAGAACGAGAACCCGGTACCGGCCCCGGCCCGGTGCAGGCGCGCGGTGGTGTGCAGCGTGGTGAAGATCGAGTCCAGCGAATCCTCGATGGGCAGTACGAAACAGCCGGACAGCACCCCGATTCCGGTGCCCGCGTTCATCAATGTCGGTGAATTGGGCAAGAATTCGCGTGACCTCAGCAGTGCGGCGAAGCGCGGTGCCCACCGGTCGGCACCGCCGGGCCGATAGTCGTCCTCGGCCCGCGCGACGAACCGCGCGACCCGATCCATCATCTGCCCCGGCGATTCGCAGACCCGCCCATTCCCGTCCCGCCGCAGATAGCGTTCGGCGACCACCGCGAACGCGGCGGGTGAGAGTCCCAGATCATCGGCGACCGCCGCCTGTTCGGGCCGGTCCACCGCCACCGGGCGGGAGGGAATGTCGCGAGCACGCATTGTCGCGGCCTCCTTCGGGTGGATGAACAGGGTTGAATCCGAGCCGGATTCGTGTCGCCATTGCCCGCGTACGCGTCAGGGCTGCGGCGATAACTGTCATCGTGGCCCGATCGGCGGAGCGCTGAGTAGGGCCGGAGGTCCCGGTGCGGGGCGTCCATAGGGACTTTGGTCCATGCCGATGGACAACTCGATGCCCTATCGAGGAGGCGACGGGAACCGTTGAATCGAGGTGTCCGACAAGCTTTTTCCTCGAGGAGGAATTATGAGCTCACTTCCCACCCACCGTCAGGTGCTTTTGCCCGATATCAACGATTTGTGGAACCTCATCTCCCCTTCCGCTTCGCCTGCGGCGTTCGGCTCACATCTGCTGCGGTTGGAGGACACCGTAGAGGATGGCCACTATGTGGTACGCGCGGAGATCCCCGGTATCGATCCGGAGAAGGATATCGAAGTCTCCATCCAGAACGGGCGTTTGACGATTCAAGCCGAGCGCACCGAGAAGAAGGAACACAAGGGGCGCTCGGAGTTCAGCTACGGCTCCTTCCATCGCTCGGTGACCCTGCCGCCCGGCGCCACCGAGGAGGGCATCGAGGCCACCTACACCAATGGTGTGCTGTCCGTCAGTGTTCCGATGGGCGAGACCAAGGAGTTGGTCAAGAAGATCGACGTGCAGGTTACGAAGTAACGCGGCGGTCGGCGTGGATCCACCGCGAGTCGATCAGACCGATTCGCGGGTGGGCTCGGGGACCGCGAGGCGGGTGTCCACGATGAGGCCGATCACGCCGACGGCCAGGCAGGCCGCGGTCAGGATGAGCTGTGCGGGGGAGGTGTTGTTGGTGAGCGCGTCACCGAGCAGGACCGTGCCGATGGTGCCCGGCAGTATTCCGAAGACGGTGGCGGCGAGGTATGGCTTCATCCCGACCGAGGACAGTCCGGCGCAGTAGTTGACCACCGAGAACGGCGCGAAGGCGATCAGCCGCAGCGACCCGATGGCCAGCCACCCGCGCCGCGCCAACCGCGCGTCCACGGCCTGAACCGCGGGATGAGTCAGGCGTGCTCGGACCCGATCCTGATCGAGCGCGCGCACCAGCAGTAACGCCAGTACAGCGCTGAGTGTGGTCGCGCCGACGGCGATCGCCAACCCCTCGGCCGGACCGAAGAGCATGCCCGCGCTCAGCGTGAAGATGGTGCGCGGAAAGGGCGCGATACAGACCAGAGTGTGCACCGCGAAGAACACCAGCGGCAGTGACGGCCCGACCGAATCGGCCCAGTCCCGAATCTGCTGGGGTGCGGGATGCGGGGCGAAGGTGGCGAGACCGAACAGCAGCGCGAGGCCGATCAGCACCGCCAGCACCCGGGGTTGGCGGAGACGGCCGAGTATTCCGGCCATACCGCCCAGTCTTTCGCGAATGCCGCCATCCTCCTCGTGCACACCCTGCGTTTGTGCCCGGACATTACCGACTCCGGCGATGTCGGCGGGCATCGCATGGCCGACCGGCGATGGTCCGCGGCGTGGAGGATCCATGACCACGGCTCGCACCGGGCTGTACGGAGAGTCTCTCGGCTGCCCGTGCCGCCTCCGGCCGGGTGCGTGGTCGCGGCCGGATCCCGATGTGTGGGAAGGCCATTGCGTGTTTCGGTGACCTCGCCGAGTGTTTCCGGGTGCGTGCCGATCCCCGCGGTATCCCCGCTGACCTGCCCGGACTCCGGTGCTCGGGGTTCGCGGGGCGTTGTTGGCGCATTGCCAGGTTACCGGCGGGTAGTGAGAGTCAATGGACGGGAATCACAACCGTCCCGCTAGCATCAGGGGAAAGACGAGGAATGCTCGTTAACCGAAATGACCTCTGAGCAGTGCGAATGTACTACAAACCGGTCGTTTGGTCAGTGAGTGGAAGAAGGAACAGCAGCTATGCCGATTGCTTCAGACCCGGACACCGATCCGGTGCCCGGGTACGCCGCCTGGCGCAAGGGTGTTGCCGGAGTGCTGGCCAAGGCCCGCAGGGTCGAGGTCTCCGAACTTCCGGACGAGCCGGAGAAGCTGCTCGCGGTCACCACATATGACGGCCTGACCGTCAACCCCCTCTACACGCGTCGCGATGAGCTGCCCGAGCAGCCGCTGCCGGGCGCCTTCCCGTTCGTGCGCGGTGGCGACGCCACCCGCGATGTGCACCGCGGCTGGTTCGTCAGCCAGCGCTTCGGCGGTTCCGACGGGGCCACTGTAAACCGCCACATACTGGACGCGCTGGAGAATGGCGTGAGTGCGGTGTGGTTGGGCGTCGCCGAACGCGGTGTGCCGGTGGATCAACTGCCCGCGGCCCTGAACGGTCTGCTCTTCGAGCTGGCCCCGCTGGCTCTGGACGCCGGTCCCGCCGCGGCAGAGGCTGCGGCCCAGCTGTTTTCGGTGCTCGACGGCTACGAGGTCGCCGATCGCACCGGGATCCGGGTCTCGCTCGGCGCGACCCCGTTGACGAGTCTGTTCGCCGGTTCCTCCGCCATCGACCTGGACGGGGCCGTCGTGCTCGCGCAGCAGGCCGTGGCGCGCCCGGAGAGCATTCGCGCGATCACCGTCTGCGGCATCGCATTCCACAACTCCGGTGCCTCCGCCGCGCAGGAGCTGGGCGCGGCTGTCGCCGCCGGACTGGAGTACCTGCGCGCGCTCACCGACGCGGGCGCCGATATCTCCGATGCCCTGGACCAGTTGAGCTTCCGCTTCGCGGCCACCGACGACCAGTTCGAGTCGATCGCCAAATTCCGTGCCGCCCGCCGTCTTTGGGCGCGCGTGGCACAGGTCGTCGGCGCCCCCGACTACGGCAATGCCCCGCAGCAGGCCGTCACCTCGGCCGCCATGATGACCCAGCGCGATCCGTGGGTGAACATGCTGCGCACCACCCTGGCCGCCTTCGGCGCGGGCGTCGGTGGCGCGGATATCGTCACCGTGCTGCCCTTCGACGATGCCCTGCCCGCCGGGGAACTCGGTGTGTCGCAGGCGTTCACCGAGCGTATGGCCCGCAATACCCAGCTGCTGCTCCTGGAGGAGTCGCACCTGGGTCATGTGCAGGACCCGAGTGCCGGTTCCTGGTACGTCGAATCGCTCACCGATGAACTCGCCGCCAAGGCGTGGGAGTTCATGCAGGAGATCGAGGCCGCGGGCGGTTACCTCGCCGCATTGCAGGCGGGCCTGCTCGCCGAACGCATCGAGGAGACCCGCGTCCGGCGTGATTCCGATGTGGCGCACCGCAAGTCGGCCGTCACCGGCGTCAACGAGTTTCCGAACCTGGGTGAGGAGCCACTGTCGGAGGCGGCCCGCGCGGCCAGCCCGATCGCCCGCTACGGCGCGGCCTTCGAGGCGCTGCGCAACCGCTCCGACGCCTACCTCGCCGCCAACGGCGCGCGACCCAAGGCCCTGCTGGTGCCGCTGGGTCCGGTCTCGGAGAACAATGTGCGGGTCACCTTCACCGCCAATGTGCTGGCCTCGGGCGGTATCGAACCGATCAACCCGGGCGCTCTGGCCGCCGACGGAATCGGCGCGGCGGCAACCGAATCCGATGTGAGCGTGGCGGTGCTGTGTGGTTCGGACGCCCGCTACGGCACCGATGCCGGTGCGGCCGTCGACGCCCTGCGCGCGGCCGGTGTGACCACGGTGCTGCTGGCCGGAGCGGAGAAGGCGGTCGCCGACCTGACCGGCGCGCAGCGTCCGGACGGATTCCTGACGGCGCGGATGGATGCGGTGACGGCGCTGTCCGGCCTGCTGGAGAAGCTGGGAGCATAGAGATGAGCGATATCAAGCATCTGATCGGCAATTTCGCCGAGGTTCCGCTCGGGGAGCCGGAGACCGCGCCCGTCGCGGCGGCGCAGGTCCAGGAGTTCGTGGCCGAGGCCGCGTCGGCGAATCACTATGCGCCCGA is a genomic window containing:
- a CDS encoding TVP38/TMEM64 family protein, producing the protein MAGILGRLRQPRVLAVLIGLALLFGLATFAPHPAPQQIRDWADSVGPSLPLVFFAVHTLVCIAPFPRTIFTLSAGMLFGPAEGLAIAVGATTLSAVLALLLVRALDQDRVRARLTHPAVQAVDARLARRGWLAIGSLRLIAFAPFSVVNYCAGLSSVGMKPYLAATVFGILPGTIGTVLLGDALTNNTSPAQLILTAACLAVGVIGLIVDTRLAVPEPTRESV
- a CDS encoding adenosylcobalamin-dependent ribonucleoside-diphosphate reductase is translated as MRARDIPSRPVAVDRPEQAAVADDLGLSPAAFAVVAERYLRRDGNGRVCESPGQMMDRVARFVARAEDDYRPGGADRWAPRFAALLRSREFLPNSPTLMNAGTGIGVLSGCFVLPIEDSLDSIFTTLHTTARLHRAGAGTGFSFSRLRPRGDTVASGGHASGPISFIELYAAAARAIRFDGRRGANMAVLDVHHPDIQEFVRAKAKPGALPTFNLSVGVTDEFMRAATADQPYALINPRTGRTVRRISARAVLETIAAQAWHTGEPGILFLDTINRADPLPELGPLEATNPCGEVPLAPYESCNLGSIALARFLDGDHLDDQRLERAVRVAVRFLDDVIDVSTYPAPELAAAALATRKIGLGIMGLAETLAVLGLPYDSVAAVDFARGLMARITGWAHDASRELAAERGAFPLFEDSCWAADGDAPLRNAQLTAIAPTGTISLLAGTSAGIEPLYALSYTRNMMGRDFAQAAPLFERVAVERGIWSPEIAAEIAATGTAAHPDIPADLHRRFLTAHELDQYWQVEMQAAVQRNTDAAVAKTVNLPETADIGEVRNAFLHAWRAGCKGVTVYRSGSRADQVLRHPVSDPHASNHAAP
- the mutA gene encoding methylmalonyl-CoA mutase small subunit, producing the protein MPIASDPDTDPVPGYAAWRKGVAGVLAKARRVEVSELPDEPEKLLAVTTYDGLTVNPLYTRRDELPEQPLPGAFPFVRGGDATRDVHRGWFVSQRFGGSDGATVNRHILDALENGVSAVWLGVAERGVPVDQLPAALNGLLFELAPLALDAGPAAAEAAAQLFSVLDGYEVADRTGIRVSLGATPLTSLFAGSSAIDLDGAVVLAQQAVARPESIRAITVCGIAFHNSGASAAQELGAAVAAGLEYLRALTDAGADISDALDQLSFRFAATDDQFESIAKFRAARRLWARVAQVVGAPDYGNAPQQAVTSAAMMTQRDPWVNMLRTTLAAFGAGVGGADIVTVLPFDDALPAGELGVSQAFTERMARNTQLLLLEESHLGHVQDPSAGSWYVESLTDELAAKAWEFMQEIEAAGGYLAALQAGLLAERIEETRVRRDSDVAHRKSAVTGVNEFPNLGEEPLSEAARAASPIARYGAAFEALRNRSDAYLAANGARPKALLVPLGPVSENNVRVTFTANVLASGGIEPINPGALAADGIGAAATESDVSVAVLCGSDARYGTDAGAAVDALRAAGVTTVLLAGAEKAVADLTGAQRPDGFLTARMDAVTALSGLLEKLGA
- a CDS encoding Hsp20/alpha crystallin family protein, which codes for MSSLPTHRQVLLPDINDLWNLISPSASPAAFGSHLLRLEDTVEDGHYVVRAEIPGIDPEKDIEVSIQNGRLTIQAERTEKKEHKGRSEFSYGSFHRSVTLPPGATEEGIEATYTNGVLSVSVPMGETKELVKKIDVQVTK